In one Saccharibacillus brassicae genomic region, the following are encoded:
- a CDS encoding GGDEF domain-containing protein — protein sequence MTNPTGSRSLSRLIRRSMNSSTLFTILVFAVIVTILLSIVIRPLAQLGAQLVAHSTMREMTSPAFPGNHGIERLEDLSPDASGFQRWWETVERQEVVNYRIPLIDGDEPLVYDEGREMPRELHTVDLIVELDGRELYRSAYLSPSGTAEEAIRERNWLYEYFNKPYLAPIVNDEGREIGLITSRIYPPLLVEIVGVTAVLMLLLGLLCFYVNYLLGKLLIGPMQRSLGQLRNVFRRLADGDVDELFENGVRMDRSYSEIEEIAVEADRIIDNTKMYMGQLREKNEELEAQKKVLTLHATIDGLTGLFNRRHFLELLAGRLEEPGLTLALLDIDDFKRINDTYGHAAGDVILEGFAGVLREAFGGRAVAGRFGGEEFAVFLTGVPESEALDGAERLRRAIGSARFELPRHGSIGVTSSIGMVWARHNRGTFEELYQLADAALYASKAAGKNRVTLADDSLLRREG from the coding sequence GTGACCAACCCTACCGGCAGCCGAAGTTTGAGCCGGCTGATCCGCCGCTCCATGAATTCGTCCACGCTGTTCACGATTCTCGTCTTTGCGGTCATCGTCACCATCCTGCTCTCCATCGTCATTCGTCCGCTGGCCCAGCTCGGCGCGCAGCTTGTGGCGCATTCGACGATGCGGGAGATGACGTCGCCGGCGTTTCCGGGCAACCACGGCATCGAACGCCTCGAAGACCTGTCGCCCGACGCTTCCGGCTTTCAGCGCTGGTGGGAGACGGTCGAGCGGCAGGAGGTCGTCAATTACCGGATTCCGCTGATCGACGGCGACGAGCCGCTCGTCTACGACGAAGGGCGCGAGATGCCGCGCGAGCTGCATACGGTCGACCTGATCGTCGAGCTGGACGGCAGGGAGCTGTATCGCAGCGCCTATCTGTCGCCGTCCGGCACGGCCGAAGAAGCGATCCGCGAGCGCAACTGGCTGTACGAATATTTCAACAAGCCGTATCTGGCGCCGATCGTGAACGACGAAGGACGGGAGATCGGGCTGATTACGTCCCGGATCTATCCGCCGCTGCTGGTAGAGATCGTAGGCGTCACCGCCGTGCTGATGCTTCTGCTCGGGCTGCTCTGCTTCTATGTCAACTATTTGCTCGGCAAACTGCTGATCGGTCCGATGCAGCGTTCGCTGGGACAGCTGCGCAACGTGTTTCGCCGCCTGGCGGACGGAGACGTGGACGAGCTGTTCGAGAACGGCGTCCGCATGGACCGCTCGTATTCGGAGATCGAGGAGATCGCCGTCGAAGCGGACCGGATCATCGACAACACGAAGATGTATATGGGTCAGCTGCGCGAGAAGAACGAAGAATTGGAAGCGCAGAAAAAAGTGCTGACGCTGCACGCGACGATCGACGGCCTGACGGGGCTGTTCAACCGGCGGCACTTTCTGGAGCTGCTCGCCGGGCGGCTCGAAGAGCCGGGGCTGACGCTTGCGCTGCTCGATATCGACGATTTCAAGCGAATCAACGACACGTACGGGCATGCGGCGGGCGACGTTATTCTCGAAGGCTTTGCCGGCGTGCTGCGCGAAGCGTTCGGAGGCCGTGCGGTAGCGGGCCGGTTCGGCGGCGAAGAATTCGCCGTCTTCCTGACCGGCGTGCCCGAGTCCGAAGCGCTGGATGGCGCCGAGCGTCTGCGGCGGGCGATCGGATCGGCGCGCTTCGAGCTGCCGCGCCACGGTTCGATCGGCGTCACGTCGAGCATCGGCATGGTCTGGGCACGGCACAATCGCGGCACTTTCGAAGAGCTGTACCAGCTGGCGGATGCCGCGTTGTACGCGTCGAAAGCGGCCGGCAAAAACCGGGTGACGCTGGCGGACGATTCGCTGCTGCGCCGCGAAGGGTAA
- a CDS encoding MerR family transcriptional regulator codes for MDSRTYKVGELARRSGVSVAALHYYEELGLLKPERHPDSGYRLYGPADLVRLQEIAVLKAMGFKLSAIGDLPAGSDGPREQSWKSALLRQSQQIESRMEELAAMRKLIESSLFSIEVNGEVVLEDMADFVRQLGDFDASRKGEARRAFFSDEELRRLPQPVETGPQAEAWAALLRGVRANLHRPPDAPESLELAHALLEYAEGAFGGDERLLERYWTFVRPEPGEPARAYGLDDEASAYIEAITDEYMRRRGGQ; via the coding sequence ATGGACAGCCGCACGTACAAAGTCGGCGAATTGGCCCGGCGTTCGGGCGTCAGCGTAGCCGCGCTTCATTATTACGAAGAACTCGGCCTGCTGAAGCCCGAACGCCACCCGGATTCCGGGTATCGGCTGTACGGCCCGGCGGACCTCGTCCGGCTGCAGGAGATCGCCGTGCTCAAAGCGATGGGATTCAAGCTGTCGGCGATCGGCGACCTGCCGGCCGGCAGCGACGGGCCGCGCGAACAGTCATGGAAAAGCGCGCTGCTGCGGCAGTCGCAGCAGATTGAGTCGCGCATGGAGGAGCTTGCCGCCATGCGGAAGCTGATCGAGTCCAGCCTGTTCTCGATCGAAGTGAACGGCGAAGTCGTGCTGGAAGACATGGCCGATTTCGTGCGCCAGCTGGGCGACTTCGACGCTTCGCGCAAAGGCGAGGCCCGGCGGGCTTTCTTCTCCGACGAAGAGCTGCGCCGGCTTCCGCAGCCGGTCGAGACCGGGCCGCAGGCCGAAGCGTGGGCGGCGCTGCTGCGCGGTGTTCGCGCCAACCTGCACCGCCCGCCCGACGCGCCGGAGTCGCTTGAGCTGGCGCACGCGCTGCTGGAGTACGCGGAAGGCGCTTTCGGCGGCGACGAGCGGCTGCTTGAGCGCTACTGGACGTTCGTCCGGCCGGAGCCGGGCGAACCGGCCCGCGCCTACGGACTGGACGACGAAGCTTCCGCTTATATTGAAGCGATTACGGACGAATACATGCGCCGACGCGGCGGGCAATAG
- a CDS encoding sporulation protein, with product MSFFKKMLASVGIGNAKVDTVLDTAQVPVGGDISGIVHIEGGQVEQQVDRIYLFIKSEYIRERDDRKHSETVTITKFLLTDRFTLRAGERKQIPFRFTLPEYVPITLRSSGVWVETGLDIPSAADATDRDALNVTPSDEIQIALDAVELLGFRLREVTNDYAPRLGAPLPFVQEFEYVPTTKFRGQLDELEVLFRQNNGELELMLEIDRRARGLGGFFSEAMGTDESLVRLHLSRSDLSRGPHAVADLLEDTIARYAR from the coding sequence ATGTCTTTTTTCAAAAAAATGCTAGCCAGCGTTGGAATCGGTAATGCCAAGGTGGATACGGTGCTCGACACGGCGCAGGTGCCGGTCGGCGGCGACATCTCGGGTATCGTGCATATCGAAGGCGGCCAGGTCGAGCAGCAGGTCGACCGTATCTATCTGTTCATCAAGTCGGAATATATCCGCGAGCGCGACGACCGCAAACACAGCGAGACGGTGACGATTACCAAGTTCCTGCTGACCGACCGGTTCACGCTGCGCGCCGGCGAACGCAAGCAGATCCCGTTCCGCTTCACGCTGCCGGAATACGTGCCGATCACGCTGCGCAGCTCCGGCGTGTGGGTCGAGACCGGCCTCGATATTCCGAGCGCCGCCGACGCCACCGACCGCGACGCGCTGAACGTAACGCCGAGCGACGAGATCCAGATCGCGCTGGACGCGGTCGAACTGCTGGGCTTCCGCCTGCGCGAAGTCACGAACGATTACGCGCCGCGCCTCGGCGCTCCGCTGCCGTTCGTGCAGGAATTCGAATACGTGCCGACGACCAAATTCCGCGGCCAGCTCGACGAACTGGAAGTGCTGTTCCGCCAAAATAACGGCGAGCTCGAACTGATGCTCGAAATCGACCGCCGCGCCCGCGGCCTCGGCGGATTTTTCTCCGAAGCGATGGGCACGGACGAGAGCCTCGTTCGTCTGCACCTGTCCCGCAGCGACCTGAGCCGCGGCCCGCACGCCGTCGCGGATCTGCTGGAAGACACGATTGCGCGGTACGCGCGTTAA
- a CDS encoding LLM class flavin-dependent oxidoreductase, which produces MKLSILDYSEIREGSSSEQAFGESLELARSAERWGYHRYWVSEHHGNRVLAGSAPEILVTAAAASLQGRMRVGSGGVMLPMHSPFKVAENFSVLSSLYPGRIDLGVGRSTGGRAETSAALLDGRSGSFRQYPEQVARLAAHIRGTAGAAVTPRPQTPPELWLLGSSEGGAQIAAANGMGLAFGHFVRGRAGREAVRAYRERFVPASGSERPRVLVSLFAVCGRDEAEAQRLAAAFDDYLLDIGEGGRLDRVPSLAEIAARVYTAEQQAKIAAGRVRMVVGDPAGVRRQLIALADLYEADEVMLATVSPDFEAKLRMYELLADAFRLDRRG; this is translated from the coding sequence ATGAAGCTGTCGATTCTGGATTATTCGGAAATTCGCGAAGGTTCTTCTTCGGAGCAGGCTTTCGGCGAATCGTTGGAACTGGCCCGCAGCGCGGAGCGTTGGGGCTATCACCGTTATTGGGTATCGGAGCATCACGGCAACCGGGTGCTCGCGGGCAGCGCGCCCGAAATTCTCGTCACGGCCGCGGCCGCCTCGCTTCAGGGGCGGATGCGGGTCGGCTCGGGCGGCGTGATGCTGCCGATGCACAGTCCGTTCAAGGTGGCGGAGAATTTCTCCGTTCTGTCTTCGCTCTACCCGGGCCGCATCGATCTTGGCGTCGGGCGCTCGACCGGAGGGCGGGCCGAGACGTCCGCCGCTCTGCTGGACGGCCGCAGCGGCTCGTTCCGGCAGTATCCCGAGCAGGTGGCGCGGCTGGCGGCCCATATTCGCGGCACCGCCGGCGCCGCGGTCACGCCGCGCCCGCAGACGCCGCCGGAGCTGTGGCTGCTCGGCTCCAGCGAAGGCGGCGCGCAGATCGCCGCGGCGAACGGCATGGGCCTGGCGTTCGGCCATTTCGTTCGCGGCCGGGCCGGCCGCGAAGCGGTTCGAGCGTACCGCGAACGCTTCGTTCCTGCTTCGGGCAGCGAACGCCCGCGGGTGCTGGTATCGCTGTTTGCCGTATGCGGCCGCGACGAAGCGGAAGCGCAGCGGCTCGCCGCCGCTTTTGACGATTATCTGCTCGATATCGGCGAAGGCGGCCGGCTGGACCGCGTGCCTTCGCTCGCGGAGATCGCTGCGCGCGTCTATACGGCGGAGCAGCAGGCCAAGATCGCGGCCGGACGCGTGCGTATGGTCGTCGGCGATCCGGCCGGCGTGCGGCGCCAGCTGATCGCGCTCGCGGATCTGTACGAAGCGGACGAAGTGATGCTGGCGACGGTCTCGCCCGACTTCGAAGCGAAGCTGCGCATGTACGAGCTGCTCGCGGACGCGTTCCGGCTGGATCGCCGGGGTTGA
- a CDS encoding methyl-accepting chemotaxis protein, producing MNGPNEEQVSDSFVVRALEDNLAIIRFDVSRRVVYVNENFAAVLGYSREEMLGMDHRRFCLPEFANSSDYDRFWRDLLNGRTYEDKVERITSAGKRLWLQATYMPVFGSNRQVLGVCKVASDITERIVTISTVMGELQQMSDGLNIRAEAGIQRSHELLGSIEEIAEVSSQNMTTLESLQEQAESIRGIVKTIQQIASQTGLLALNAAIEAARAGEHGKGFDVVAKEVRKLSERVGESIVEVRQNIEGITREVNNITKGTSRAQSTVSKSQKGIRLAIDEFADISAASGELDAQAKEFSKLI from the coding sequence ATGAACGGACCGAATGAAGAACAAGTAAGCGACAGTTTCGTCGTCAGGGCGCTGGAAGACAATTTGGCCATCATCCGTTTTGACGTGAGCCGCCGGGTCGTGTACGTGAACGAGAACTTTGCCGCGGTGCTGGGCTATTCCAGGGAAGAGATGCTCGGTATGGACCATCGGCGCTTCTGCCTGCCCGAATTCGCCAACAGTTCGGACTACGACCGCTTCTGGCGCGACCTGCTCAACGGGCGCACGTACGAAGACAAGGTCGAGCGAATCACTTCGGCCGGCAAAAGGCTGTGGCTGCAAGCCACGTACATGCCGGTCTTCGGCAGCAATCGCCAGGTGCTCGGCGTGTGCAAGGTCGCGTCGGACATCACCGAGCGCATCGTGACCATTTCGACCGTCATGGGCGAGCTGCAGCAGATGTCGGACGGCCTGAACATTCGGGCGGAAGCCGGCATCCAGCGCAGCCACGAACTGCTCGGCAGCATCGAGGAGATCGCCGAAGTGTCGAGCCAGAATATGACGACGCTCGAAAGTTTGCAGGAGCAGGCGGAATCGATTCGCGGCATCGTGAAGACGATTCAGCAGATCGCTTCGCAAACGGGGCTGCTTGCGCTGAATGCGGCGATCGAAGCGGCGCGGGCCGGCGAGCACGGCAAAGGCTTCGACGTCGTGGCCAAGGAAGTGCGGAAGCTGTCCGAACGGGTCGGCGAATCGATCGTCGAGGTCCGGCAGAATATCGAAGGCATCACGCGCGAAGTGAACAACATTACGAAGGGCACGAGCCGGGCGCAGTCCACCGTGTCCAAAAGCCAAAAAGGGATTCGACTGGCAATTGACGAATTCGCGGATATTTCGGCCGCTTCCGGCGAACTGGATGCGCAGGCGAAAGAGTTTTCGAAACTGATTTGA
- a CDS encoding TIGR01777 family oxidoreductase translates to MTQIPLFAEPGRKIVLAGATGFIGSELQARYAKKGYDVRMISRRPGHISWDDPAAIAEALEGSALLVNLAGRSVNCRYNERNKRDILTSRTDTTRRLGEAVAACSNPPELWINSGTATIYRDARDRPMTEDGGELGSGFSVDVAKAWEEALFAADTPRTRKAVLRIAIVLGRGGGVMTPYANLVRFGLGGRQGPGDQRFSWAHLDDICRMVEFLEHRPDLSGVFNASAPEQVTNAEQMRVIREAYGRKFGLPAPVWMLRLGAVAIRTETELMLKSRWVAPERLLREGFEFRYPTLREAMADIAR, encoded by the coding sequence ATGACGCAAATCCCGCTTTTTGCCGAACCCGGGCGCAAAATCGTGCTCGCCGGAGCGACCGGATTTATAGGAAGCGAACTGCAGGCCCGATACGCGAAAAAAGGATACGACGTCCGCATGATCTCGCGGCGGCCCGGCCATATCTCCTGGGACGATCCTGCCGCGATTGCCGAAGCGCTCGAAGGATCGGCGCTGCTCGTCAATCTCGCCGGACGCTCGGTCAACTGCCGCTACAATGAACGCAACAAGCGCGACATTCTGACTTCCCGCACCGACACGACGCGCCGTCTCGGGGAAGCGGTCGCCGCCTGTTCTAATCCGCCGGAACTGTGGATCAATTCCGGAACGGCCACGATCTACCGGGACGCCCGCGACCGTCCGATGACGGAAGACGGCGGCGAACTCGGCAGCGGCTTCTCCGTCGACGTCGCCAAAGCGTGGGAAGAAGCGTTGTTCGCCGCCGATACGCCGCGCACGCGCAAAGCCGTTCTGCGGATCGCCATCGTGCTCGGACGCGGCGGAGGCGTCATGACGCCGTACGCCAACCTCGTCCGCTTCGGCCTCGGCGGCCGGCAGGGTCCCGGCGATCAGCGCTTCAGTTGGGCGCATCTCGACGATATTTGCCGGATGGTCGAATTTTTGGAGCACCGCCCCGACCTGTCGGGCGTCTTCAACGCCTCGGCGCCGGAGCAGGTCACGAACGCCGAGCAGATGCGCGTCATCCGGGAAGCGTACGGCCGCAAGTTCGGCCTGCCCGCGCCGGTCTGGATGCTCCGGCTCGGCGCGGTCGCGATCCGGACCGAGACGGAACTGATGCTCAAGAGCCGCTGGGTGGCGCCGGAACGCCTGCTGCGCGAAGGGTTCGAATTCCGGTACCCGACGCTGCGCGAAGCGATGGCGGACATCGCCCGCTGA
- a CDS encoding CPBP family intramembrane glutamic endopeptidase, whose translation MKSRRKSETESGKKTDTLSPREKKPRALAPVAAGWGSFVLALYAAAAAHHAMERAGVGLPVQRLVQALIVALIVVPAVLWMYRRWAGEFPLRVRGGAWKREVGAGLAAAGIALALAALGFGIAHGLGWIVVEEIRFTAPLLGAMAFNLGVALLYEALPEELVFRGVIPDALGRRMRRAAAFILAPVLFVLAPLATRALQAATGMDTQAVTVDYVVLLFFFAVALQFARFALGGLGGSIGFHLAYLMLARFAVLAEPGEGLVRYVEIERETGSLFVLFLTVVVGGAAVFAVIGGLRRRHNEKAPGDALRRARRLG comes from the coding sequence ATGAAATCGCGCAGGAAATCGGAGACGGAATCGGGTAAAAAAACGGATACCCTATCGCCGCGGGAAAAAAAGCCGCGAGCGCTCGCGCCGGTCGCCGCCGGCTGGGGAAGCTTCGTGCTGGCTTTGTATGCGGCGGCCGCGGCGCATCACGCAATGGAGCGTGCGGGTGTCGGCCTGCCGGTCCAGCGCTTGGTGCAGGCGCTGATCGTCGCCTTGATCGTCGTGCCGGCCGTGCTGTGGATGTACCGCCGGTGGGCGGGCGAATTCCCGCTGCGCGTTCGCGGCGGCGCCTGGAAGCGGGAAGTCGGTGCCGGCCTGGCCGCGGCCGGCATCGCGCTTGCGCTTGCGGCGCTCGGGTTCGGGATCGCCCACGGCCTCGGCTGGATCGTCGTGGAAGAGATTCGGTTCACGGCGCCGCTGCTGGGCGCAATGGCGTTCAATCTCGGCGTCGCGCTGCTGTACGAAGCGCTGCCGGAAGAACTCGTGTTCCGCGGCGTCATTCCCGACGCGCTGGGCCGCCGGATGCGCCGAGCCGCCGCGTTTATACTCGCTCCGGTGCTGTTCGTGCTGGCGCCGCTCGCGACGCGCGCCCTGCAGGCGGCGACCGGCATGGACACGCAGGCGGTCACCGTCGATTACGTCGTGCTGCTGTTTTTCTTTGCCGTGGCGCTGCAGTTCGCCCGCTTCGCGCTGGGCGGACTCGGGGGCAGCATCGGCTTTCATCTGGCGTACCTTATGCTGGCGCGGTTCGCCGTTTTGGCCGAACCGGGCGAAGGACTGGTCCGCTACGTCGAAATCGAACGGGAGACGGGCAGCCTGTTCGTGCTGTTCCTGACCGTCGTGGTCGGCGGAGCGGCGGTGTTCGCGGTGATCGGCGGCCTGCGCCGCCGGCATAACGAAAAAGCGCCGGGCGATGCCTTGCGCAGGGCGCGGCGGTTGGGGTAA
- a CDS encoding hydroxysqualene dehydroxylase, translated as MERMNSQTESEENHLSHTPNVPSEPLTIVIGAGLAGLTCGFELAEKGKPVLVLEAAPYVGGRTANWNEHGMEVESGFHKFIGYYTLLPELLERAGIELNDMLFWEKTMEARHPEAKESGEFGLDVIRAPLKTVLGALGNNSYLTPADKASLISFFAAGFKDYLANPEDLDEISLKDYAERHHVTQQALDRILQPLSSGIFFLPPEQYSSYAFFGLFAPGIPRLHKMRIGAFSGGMTDVMCRPLADAIERLGGTVRTSAPVKSLIVEKESVIGVELENGERLLSANVVVAANIRRSQKLLAEHFSAVSAFQPFFELDAMPHVTAQFELQQPLLAQDRTTFGPGTQLGSFGEQSRTTFRGKDGRTSIILVDPDSLVDLPEEEVWQRTVESLKAIGLNGVDSAMEYRIIRGDENFYRLSPGSEKKRPKQVTPIPGLFLAGDYTKQPFLATMEGAVISGQRAARGILKA; from the coding sequence ATGGAACGTATGAACTCCCAAACCGAAAGCGAGGAAAATCACTTGTCGCACACTCCGAATGTTCCGTCCGAACCGTTGACGATCGTGATCGGCGCCGGCCTGGCCGGCTTGACCTGCGGATTCGAACTGGCCGAAAAAGGCAAACCCGTGCTCGTGCTGGAAGCCGCCCCGTACGTAGGAGGCCGCACCGCCAACTGGAATGAGCACGGCATGGAGGTCGAATCCGGCTTCCACAAATTCATCGGCTATTACACGCTGCTGCCCGAGCTGCTCGAACGCGCCGGCATCGAACTGAACGACATGCTCTTTTGGGAAAAAACGATGGAAGCCCGGCACCCGGAAGCCAAAGAATCCGGCGAATTCGGACTCGACGTGATCCGCGCTCCGCTCAAAACGGTACTCGGCGCGCTCGGCAACAACAGCTACCTCACGCCGGCCGACAAAGCGTCGCTGATTTCGTTTTTCGCGGCCGGGTTCAAAGATTATTTGGCCAATCCCGAAGACCTCGACGAGATTTCGCTCAAAGACTACGCCGAACGCCATCACGTGACGCAGCAGGCGCTGGACCGCATCTTGCAGCCGCTGTCGTCGGGCATCTTCTTCCTGCCGCCCGAGCAGTATTCGTCCTACGCTTTCTTCGGCCTGTTCGCCCCGGGCATTCCGCGTCTGCACAAAATGCGGATCGGCGCGTTCAGCGGCGGCATGACCGACGTCATGTGCCGGCCGCTGGCGGATGCGATCGAGCGGCTCGGCGGAACGGTGCGCACGTCGGCGCCGGTCAAGAGCCTGATCGTGGAAAAGGAGAGCGTGATCGGCGTCGAACTCGAAAACGGGGAACGGCTGCTGTCGGCGAACGTCGTCGTGGCCGCCAATATCCGCCGCTCGCAGAAGCTGCTGGCCGAACATTTCTCGGCCGTGTCGGCGTTCCAGCCGTTCTTCGAACTGGACGCCATGCCGCACGTGACGGCGCAGTTCGAACTGCAGCAGCCGCTGCTGGCGCAGGACCGGACGACGTTCGGACCCGGCACGCAGCTCGGCTCGTTCGGCGAGCAGTCCCGCACGACGTTTCGCGGCAAGGACGGGCGGACGTCGATCATCCTCGTCGATCCCGACTCGCTGGTCGACCTGCCGGAAGAAGAAGTGTGGCAGCGCACCGTCGAGAGCCTCAAAGCAATCGGGCTGAACGGCGTCGACAGCGCGATGGAATACCGCATTATCCGCGGCGACGAGAACTTCTACCGCCTGTCGCCGGGCAGCGAGAAAAAGCGGCCCAAGCAGGTCACCCCGATCCCGGGCTTGTTCCTCGCCGGCGATTATACGAAGCAGCCGTTCCTCGCGACGATGGAAGGCGCGGTTATCTCCGGCCAGCGCGCGGCGAGAGGCATTTTAAAAGCATGA
- a CDS encoding HD domain-containing phosphohydrolase, whose amino-acid sequence MDRYLRIGEENLTTESEWKILLVGGERDEAGLMSHLLAGFDFESRPVRLLHAENIHEARPLLEEQTDIAVVLLELDASQDRQPLDLVGYVRGTLSNAAVRIVVVADKGWAAAEEEIMCGYDINSFRIKGELDGGLGKLKSALVGSFRAYRDFKKTEDEKKSLEHVALYSSFVLNAGSMEELAQDVLRHLASILKTPHPFEGLILQKNDKKWRKLAAAGKYADLDVYSLPRDIENVLPRLRTFNRHSLTLEGFSFHSPGIAGTERLIFIDSCRTPIDWEYYLAESYCANTDAAFENMELRHEIESTQKEIIYTLGEIAETRSQETGFHVKRVAEYTKLLALKYGLPEEEANLLALASPMHDIGKVGISDSILNKPGKLTEEEYATMKTHALSGYEMLKHSTRPILKTAAIIALQHHEKYSGGGYPHGLRGEEIHLYGRITAIADVFDALASDRVYKKAWPLGEIVDLFHKEKGGHFDPMLTDLFLAHLDEFLEIRARYADEKVF is encoded by the coding sequence ATGGACAGATACCTGCGAATCGGAGAGGAAAATCTTACGACGGAGAGCGAATGGAAAATCCTGCTGGTCGGAGGCGAACGCGACGAAGCCGGATTGATGTCGCATTTGCTGGCCGGATTTGATTTTGAAAGCCGTCCTGTGCGGCTTCTTCATGCTGAAAACATCCATGAAGCCCGCCCCCTGTTGGAAGAACAGACGGATATCGCAGTCGTGCTGCTGGAGCTCGACGCTTCGCAAGACCGGCAGCCGCTGGACCTGGTCGGTTACGTGCGCGGTACGCTTTCGAACGCGGCGGTCCGGATCGTCGTCGTGGCCGACAAAGGCTGGGCGGCGGCGGAAGAAGAGATCATGTGCGGCTACGATATCAACAGCTTCCGGATCAAAGGCGAACTCGACGGCGGCCTCGGCAAGCTCAAGTCGGCGCTGGTCGGCTCGTTTCGCGCTTACCGGGATTTCAAGAAGACCGAAGACGAGAAAAAGAGCCTGGAGCACGTGGCGCTGTATTCTTCGTTCGTGCTGAACGCGGGTTCGATGGAAGAGTTGGCGCAGGACGTGCTGCGTCATCTGGCTTCGATTTTGAAGACGCCACACCCTTTCGAAGGATTGATCCTGCAAAAAAACGACAAAAAATGGCGCAAGCTCGCCGCGGCGGGCAAATACGCGGACCTCGACGTCTATTCGCTGCCCCGCGACATCGAGAACGTGCTGCCGAGGCTGCGCACGTTCAACCGGCATTCGCTGACGCTGGAAGGCTTCAGCTTCCATTCGCCGGGTATCGCGGGCACCGAGCGGTTGATCTTTATCGATTCCTGCCGGACGCCGATCGACTGGGAATACTATCTGGCGGAGTCGTACTGCGCCAATACCGACGCGGCGTTCGAGAATATGGAACTGCGCCACGAGATCGAGAGCACGCAGAAGGAAATCATCTACACGCTGGGCGAAATCGCGGAGACCCGTTCCCAGGAGACGGGATTTCATGTCAAACGGGTCGCCGAATACACGAAACTGCTCGCGCTCAAATACGGACTGCCGGAAGAAGAAGCGAACCTGCTGGCGCTGGCGAGTCCCATGCACGATATCGGCAAGGTCGGCATCAGCGATTCCATCCTCAACAAGCCGGGCAAGCTGACGGAAGAAGAATATGCCACGATGAAGACGCATGCGCTGTCGGGGTACGAAATGCTGAAGCATTCCACCCGGCCGATCCTCAAAACGGCGGCGATCATCGCGCTGCAGCACCACGAGAAATACAGCGGAGGCGGCTACCCGCACGGACTGCGCGGCGAAGAGATCCATCTCTACGGCCGGATTACCGCGATCGCCGACGTGTTCGACGCGCTGGCCAGCGACCGGGTCTACAAAAAGGCGTGGCCGCTGGGCGAGATCGTCGACTTGTTCCACAAAGAAAAAGGCGGCCATTTCGACCCGATGCTGACCGACCTGTTTCTCGCGCACCTGGACGAGTTTCTGGAGATTCGGGCCCGCTACGCCGACGAGAAAGTGTTCTGA
- a CDS encoding methyl-accepting chemotaxis protein, with product MDQLVISALEKSLALIRFDMKRRVVYVNSNFAQAMGYTEEQMLGMEHRQFCFPEFLNSSEYEKFWRDLMSGRSFQDKVERMDAHGKRLWLEATYMPVIDSSGKVQAVFKVATDITRRQNSIEEVVTELQQMSEGLNLRAESGIVRSHEMLKSVERISDISEKNISTLASLQGQAESIRGIVQTIQEIASQTSLLALNAAIEAAHAGEHGKGFDIVAKEVRKLAGRVSESIVEVRRNIEGITKEVSNITEGTNLAQENIVQSQSQIRTAMEEFEDISAASEQLDARAKDFNNII from the coding sequence ATGGATCAGTTGGTCATCAGCGCCTTGGAGAAAAGTCTGGCCTTGATCCGCTTCGATATGAAGCGCCGGGTCGTGTACGTCAATTCGAATTTTGCCCAGGCGATGGGGTACACGGAAGAGCAGATGTTGGGAATGGAACACCGGCAGTTTTGCTTCCCGGAATTTTTGAACAGCTCGGAGTACGAAAAGTTTTGGCGCGACCTGATGTCCGGACGGAGTTTTCAGGACAAGGTCGAGCGGATGGACGCCCACGGCAAGCGCCTCTGGCTGGAAGCGACGTACATGCCGGTCATCGACAGCAGCGGCAAAGTGCAGGCCGTGTTCAAGGTAGCGACCGACATTACGCGCCGGCAGAACAGCATTGAGGAAGTCGTGACCGAACTGCAGCAGATGTCCGAAGGATTGAACCTGCGTGCGGAATCGGGCATCGTGCGCAGCCACGAAATGCTCAAGAGCGTCGAGCGGATCTCGGACATCTCGGAGAAAAACATTTCGACACTTGCCAGCTTGCAGGGCCAGGCGGAATCGATTCGCGGCATCGTTCAGACGATTCAGGAAATCGCTTCCCAGACGAGCCTGCTGGCGCTGAACGCGGCGATCGAAGCGGCACATGCCGGCGAACACGGCAAAGGCTTCGATATCGTGGCCAAAGAAGTGCGCAAGCTTGCCGGCCGCGTCAGCGAGTCGATCGTCGAAGTGCGCCGCAACATTGAAGGCATCACGAAGGAAGTCTCGAACATTACCGAAGGAACGAATCTGGCGCAGGAGAATATTGTCCAGAGCCAGTCGCAGATCCGCACCGCGATGGAAGAGTTCGAAGACATTTCCGCCGCTTCGGAGCAGTTGGACGCGCGCGCGAAAGATTTTAACAATATCATCTGA